A stretch of Chelmon rostratus isolate fCheRos1 chromosome 18, fCheRos1.pri, whole genome shotgun sequence DNA encodes these proteins:
- the LOC121621597 gene encoding phosphatidate phosphatase LPIN1-like, with product MNYVGQLAGQVFVQVKELYRGLNPATLSGCIDVIVVRQPDGSLQCSPFHVRFGKMGVLRSREKVVDMEINGEAVDLHMKLGDNGEAFFVQETENDQEVVPSYLATSPILSDGALLMSSSLMGKKSSGPPIQTLGSTGSVGEAGGVLMKKRRKRRRKARADSVRREESGDYSEDDDMFTIDISSDEGTEMESNRTTARDVLRDETTGGSFKQTGIYTRSDGEWSPIQSPGNSRPNSPKSDSELMTKPSEADSQNPAMHWAWGELPQAATPSFLPVKSDPPPVYPVSIPVSESTHFRVITHETSSEQCGPCSEISALRLLMTEETAEETVISVGMESEPARMEPQTVSAEMRPAGGAAARTMSDMEETMPRPQGKTDSPSKRKDKRSRHLGSDGIYLDDITELEPEVAALYFPKSDGGAAVRSISDPGLHATSLSPQSVSSGGDSGVDSYCDTMADFPSITISLCGGLTDNREITKEQFHEKIISYQQFAENPSIIDDPNLVVKIGSKYYNWSTAAPLMLAMQAFQKPLPKVAVENIMKEKMPKKGGRWWFSWRGRNSSTKSDSVSELGACGSAEQAGKMTSRHKEESSSSDEDHRAAKQGSPTVQSEPGFTPGGVSYKKTLRLTSEQLLSLQLQDGPNDVVFSVTTQYQGTCRCQGTIYLWNWDDKIIISDIDGTITRSDTLGHILPTLGKDWTHQGIAHLYHKVSQNGYKFLYCSARAIGMADMTRGYLHWVNERGTMLPMGPVLLSPSSLFSALHREVIEKKPEKFKVECLNDIKNLFYPNKQPFYAAFGNRPTDVYSYKEVGVPLNRIFTVNPKGELVQEHAKTNISSYVRLGEVVDHVFPLKMRASSSDFPCSDTFSHFTYWRQQLPQVEHHGTTPPQTPSLGS from the exons ATGAACTACGTGGGCCAGTTGGCAGGCCAGGTGTTTGTCCAGGTCAAAGAGCTGTACCGAGGCCTCAACCCCGCCACCCTCTCTGGCTGCATTGACGTCATTGTAGTGAGACAGCCCGATGGATCCCTGCAGTGCTCGCCTTTCCATGTTCGCTTCGGCAAGATGGGCGTCCTCCGGTCCCGAGAGAAAGTG GTGGACATGGAGATCAATGGAGAAGCAGTGGATCTGCACATGAAGCTTGGGGACAATGGAGAAGCGTTCTTTgtgcaagaaacagaaaacgaTCAG gaagtggttcCCTCCTACCTGGCCACCTCTCCGATCCTGTCAGACGGAGCCCTTCTGATGAGCTCTTCCCTGATGGGGAAGAAGAGCTCCGGGCCCCCCATACAGACCCTGGGCTCCACGGGCAGCGTAGGAGAGGCTGGCGGCGTgttgatgaagaagaggaggaagaggaggaggaaggctcGGGCAGACAGcgtgaggagggaggagagcggGGACTACTCCGAGGACGACGACATGTTCACCATAGACATCAGCTCGGATGAagggacagagatggagagcaaCAG gaccACAGCTCGGGACGTCTTAAGAGACGAGACGACCGGCGGCTCTTTCAAACAGACTGGCATCTACACTCGCTCAGATGGAGAGTGGAGCCCGATTCAGAG CCCTGGAAACTCTCGTCCCAACTCTCCAAAGAGCGACTCTGAGCTAATGACCAAGCCGTCAGAGGCAGACAGTCAGAATCCGGCCATGCACTGGGCGTGGGGAGAGCTGCCACAGGCTGCCACG CCGTCCTTCCTCCCAGTGAAATCCGACCCTCCACCAGTCTACCCAGTGTCCATCCCCGTGTCTGAAAGCACACACTTCCGCGTGATAACTCACGAGACATCCTCAGAGCAGTGCGGACCctgctctgaaatatcagcacTCAGGCTGCTCATGACGGAGGAGACCGCCGAGGAAACGGTCATCTCGGTCGGGATGGAGTCAGAACCCGCGAGGATGGAGCCGCAGACAGTAAGTGCAGAGATGAGGCCGGCTGGAGGTGCTGCAGCTCGTACGATGTCTGACATGGAGGAGACGATGCCTCGTCCGCAGGGCAAGACCGACTCTCCATCCAAGAGAAAAG ACAAGAGAAGCCGCCACCTTGGTTCTGATGGAATTTACCTGGATGACATAACGGAGCTCGAGCCTGAAGTGGCGGCCCTTTATTTCCCTAAGAG cgaCGGTGGCGCAGCAGTGAGGAGCATCTCAGACCCGGGCCTCCACGCCACCAGTCTGTCCCCACAGTCGGTCAGCTCTGGAGGAGACAGCGGAGTGGACAGCTACTGCGACACCATGGCTGACTTCCCGTCCATCACCATCTCTTTGTGTGGAGGCCTCACTGACAACAGGGAGATCACCAAAG AGCAGTTCCACGAGAAGATCATCTCTTACCAGCAGTTTGCAGAAAACCCCTCCATCATCGACGACCCCAACTTAGTCGTGAAAATTGGTTCCAA ATACTATAATTGGAGCACTGCGGCTCCACTTATGCTAGCTATGCAAGCCTTTCAGAAACCACTGCCAAAG GTTGCAGTGGAGAACATCATGAAGGAGAAAATGCCCaagaaaggagggaggtggtggTTCTCCTGGAGAGGCAGGAACAGCAGCACCAAATCG GATTCGGTCTCAGAGCTCGGGGCCTGTGGCTCTGCTGAGCAGGCTGGGAAAATGACAAGCAG ACATAAAGAAGAGTCATCCTCAAGCGATGAAGACCACAGGGCAGCCAAGCAGGGCTCTCCCACCGTCCAATCAGAGCCTGGGTTCACACCAGGAGGCGTGTCTTATAAGAAGACACTCCGACTCACGTCAGAGCAGCTG ctgtctctccagctgcagGATGGTCCTAACGATGTTGTGTTCAGCGTGACCACTCAGTACCAAGGAACCTGTCGCTGTCAGGGCACCATCTACCTCTGGAACTGGGACGACAAGATAATTATCTCAGACATAGATGGAACTATCACCAG GTCAGACACGTTGGGTCACATCCTGCCCACACTGGGGAAAGACTGGACCCACCAGGGCATCGCACACCTTTACCACAAAGTCAGCCA AAATGGCTACAAGTTCCTGTACTGCTCGGCGCGAGCTATCGGTATGGCTGACATGACCAGAGGTTACCTCCACTGGGTCAATGAGAGGGGCACCATGCTTCCTATGGGCCCCGTCCTTCTCAGCCCGAGCAGCCTCTTTTCAGCTCTGCACAG GGAGGTCATTGAGAAGAAACCAGAGAAATTCAAGGTGGAGTGTCTCAACGATATCAAGAACCTCTTCTACCCCAACAAACAGCCGTTCTATGCAGCGTTTGGCAACAGACCAACG GATGTTTATTCTTATAAAGAAGTAGGAGTGCCACTGAACAGGATTTTCACAGTGAACCCTAAAGGCGAGCTAGTGCAGGAGCATGCCAAGACCAACATCTCATC tTATGTACGTCTGGGGGAGGTGGTGGACCACGTATTCCCTCTCAAGATGCGTGCTTCCTCCTCGGACTTCCCGTGCTCAGACACCTTCAGCCACTTCACCTACTGGAGGCAGCAGCTCCCTCAGGTGGAGCATCATGGAACTACACCCCCACAGACTCCCAGCCTTGGCAGCTGA